The window GCCTGCACAAGTCCTTTTCTGACGATTTCGGCCTGCAAATCCCGATTGGCGGACGCTTGCTGTTCACGGGAGTAGCGGACGCGCCGTAGCAGTTCCGCGTTTTCAAAATTCACTCTGAGCGCGCCCGTAAACGACATATGCAGCCGGAGCGACGCCATGCGCATCAGCACCATGAAAAGCAGCGTCATCGCGCCCATGGTGATCTGCGTCGGCTCACTCTCCATCATCAGCCGTGCCGCGTACGGCATTAAGGCGAGCAGCAGGAATGCGAACGCGGCGCCGGGATGTGGCGAGAGCGTAGTTAGACTCGCGGCCGACATGCCCGCCAGCACGGCGCCAATGAGCGCTTGGTAGGGCAGGTTGTCTGCCGGAAACAGCAGAGCACCGAGAATGCCCCAACTGGCTCCCGCCAGCACGACCGCGACCAGCGACAAACGCCCCCAGTATCGCGCCTGGAGCGGCGTGGGCCGGGCGCGGTTGTAAGCAAGAAGCAGAAAATAGCGAGTCGCGGTTAGGACGTTTACGAGTACCAGCCAGCCGACGATCGCGGCGCGTGGCACGTGATCCCAGAGAACAAAGGCAGTGAGGAAAGCAATGATCACCGTGGCGACCAGGCCAATCGGCAACTGCCGATGCAGCAACGCGAGCAGTTCGCCGCGGATCTCGTCCGCGTGGTCGGCCGCGCTTGAGTCGTACGGGATATACTCTGTTGCCGGCGCTACGCGCTGCTCGTCTAGAGTCACGTGTGGTCTACGTCCGAGCTTAAGTGGAGCCACAATCTGTTCATTGACGCGATTCCTGACCGTATCCAAGTTCTATACTGAGCGACCGCCTCAAGATTGACCTGCGACGCCGCTTCAGGTTCGCATTTCGTCAGACTCACACTTCATGTTACTCCCGCTGCGTTCGTAGTGAACCTTCGTGACCGCGCTCGCTGATCCACCTTTGACGTAGATCGCCCGCCGGCATTAACGCCACCTGTGTGACGGACGTGACGCATTCGTAAATGCCTGGCCATGTGTGCCGCTGCCAGGGCGCAATCGAATTTAGTGTTTCTTGTCGCCCGGTCGCATGCCCGCATGCGGACAATCGCGGAATGGCCAGCAGGACCCATACGGTGATTCTACGGCCTGTGCTGCGCCGAATCGGGAACCACCGTAACTTCTCCTGCTAGAACCCGCTTCCATCGCGCCGCAGCTTCGTACAGCCGGCACAGCGGCAACATATATTTTTTCATCGCGAGATTCGCTCGATGGACCTAACCTACCAGATGCTGCGCTACCTCACTTCTCCGGTCGTGGCAATTACCAGCTCGGCCGAGGGGCACCGCACACGGACAGATTGTCAACAGTGCGCAACGCGCGTCGCTGGTGCCAACCGTGCCGCGCGTTTCCATGTATATCTCCAAGACCAACGTTTCGCACGATCTGATCTACGGGAGCGGCGTGTTCGGCATGCATCTGCTGCGCACCGATCAGTGGACGCTGATCTGGCGGCTAGGCCTGCAGAGCGCGCGTGACGTGCCGGACAAGCTGGCCGGGCTGGAACTACGCACCGGCGAGACCGGCTGCCCGCTGCTCGTCGATGTGCTGGCCGGCCTCGAACGCCGCGTGATCAACGCCATGGACACGGGCGCATCGACTTTCTTCCTCGGCGACATCGTATCCGTTATGCGCGGACGCGACGGGCCGCTGATGACCAGCGACCACTTCCGCGCCAACATGCGCGCGGACAAGCAGGTGATCTACGAAAGATTGCTGCAGGCGGCGCAGGGCGAACTGGAGAGCATGGCGCGCAACGTCGAGCCCGCGCGCGCCTGGCCTGGCCCGACGATGCGTCCGTGACGGCGGCTGGTCTGGCACGGACAGAGAGCAAATGTTGCTCCCGCCGGAACAAGTTCACGAGTTTGCCAACACGGATTCCGTTATCGCGTTAATGCAATACTTCGGCAATGTTTGGACACTCCGCGCGTTGCTGCTAATCTCGTGCACAAATGTGCATGAATACGCCTATGAGAACGACGCTGGATATTAACGATGCGAGACCAAAGCCGCCATGAACATCACGGCCATAGACATTCGGAATTTTCGGTCGATCGTATCATTCAACGACAAAGTCCAAGATATCAATATCTTCGTTGGTGCGAATGACGGAGGTAAATCGAACGTGCTCCGAGCCTTGGACCTTTTTTTCAACGGAGGCACACGTCATGGGTACGAGTTTGACTGGGCGCGGGATTACTGCGCATTTGCCCCACCCAAAGTCAAGGCAGCTGAAGAAGTTATTGTCGAGCTTGAGGTAACGCCCCCACGCACCTTCAGTAACAATGTTCCTGTCCTGTGGCGTAAGGTGTGGCGTAAAGGGGGAATTCATCGGGAGTCGATAAGGCATGAGGATCGGTCGGAGCTGAGCTCGCGGTCCAAGCTCCCTGCATTCTTGAATGCCATCCGGTATGACTACGTTCCTGCCATTAAAGGGGAGGATTACTTCCAGAC is drawn from Gammaproteobacteria bacterium and contains these coding sequences:
- a CDS encoding flavin reductase is translated as MVNSAQRASLVPTVPRVSMYISKTNVSHDLIYGSGVFGMHLLRTDQWTLIWRLGLQSARDVPDKLAGLELRTGETGCPLLVDVLAGLERRVINAMDTGASTFFLGDIVSVMRGRDGPLMTSDHFRANMRADKQVIYERLLQAAQGELESMARNVEPARAWPGPTMRP